A part of Rhinatrema bivittatum chromosome 16, aRhiBiv1.1, whole genome shotgun sequence genomic DNA contains:
- the LOC115077187 gene encoding solute carrier family 35 member G3-like — translation MANDLLQPIANMQVPYRESRWSTSQPDSSDAPVPWWKYRLSDSMKGLLVALFGGGVPAGFVGPFSHIANATSQMPSLEILFFRCLLHLFIAFWLCWKKAPLFGPPDSWKRVLLHAVVNVISVGCAYSSYMVVPTGNAATVRKGSSTVSSTLLALCMDKEKLTGYNWLGLLGSTVGLLFIVVPSLLKLDEKTRIYDILGYILATMGGLALALGLVIFRTFDFKSKLATVIFVFGAVGSVFSTPAMWILQSPIIPQDPLSVTCVVAISVLALVSFLCASYAVTITHPALVCAVLHSEVVVTMTVQYYVLREAVSPFDVVGAGVIIGSIAVITAQNVSCDREDLMVQD, via the coding sequence ATGGCAAATGACTTGCTGCAGCCGATCGCCAACATGCAAGTCCCTTACAGAGAGTCCCGATGGAGCACCAGCCAACCAGACTCATCTGATGCTCCCGTGCCCTGGTGGAAGTACCGCCTGTCAGACAGCATGAAGGGGCTGCTGGTGGCCCTGTTTGGAGGTGGAGTCCCTGCCGGTTTTGTGGGGCCCTTTTCCCACATCGCCAATGCCACCTCCCAGATGCCTTCATTGGAGATCCTCTTTTTCCGCTGCCTCCTTCACCTCTTTATCGCCTTTTGGTTGTGCTGGAAGAAGGCGCCGCTCTTTGGACCCCCAGACTCCTGGAAGCGTGTTCTACTGCATGCTGTGGTCAACGTCATCTCCGTTGGCTGTGCCTATAGTTCCTACATGGTGGTGCCGACCGGAAATGCAGCAACAGTGAGGAAGGGGTCCTCTACTGTTAGCTCCACTCTCCTGGCCCTCTGTATGGACAAAGAAAAGCTGACTGGCTACAACTGGTTGGGACTTCTAGGAAGCACAGTTGGCTTGCTCTTCATCGTGGTGCCTAGCCTGCTGAAACTGGATGAGAAGACCCGGATTTATGACATCCTAGGTTACATCCTAGCTACCATGGGAGGTTTGGCCCTGGCCTTGGGTCTGGTAATCTTCCGCACATTTGACTTCAAATCCAAGTTGGCAACAGTCATCTTTGTCTTTGGGGCTGTGGGCAGTGTCTTCAGCACCCCGGCTATGTGGATCCTGCAGAGCCCCATCATCCCCCAGGACCCCCTGAGCGTGACCTGCGTGGTGGCCATCAGCGTCCTGGCACTTGTCTCCTTCCTCTGCGCAAGCTATGCCGTCACCATAACACACCCGGCGCTGGTGTGTGCTGTCCTGCACTCCGAGGTGGTGGTGACCATGACAGTCCAGTACTATGTGCTCCGCGAGGCCGTCTCGCCATTTGATGTGGTGGGCGCCGGCGTGATCATAGGGAGCATCGCAGTCATCACCGCACAAAATGTCAGCTGCGATAGGGAGGACCTTATGGTGCAGGACTAG